A window from Chlamydia gallinacea 08-1274/3 encodes these proteins:
- a CDS encoding bifunctional UDP-N-acetylmuramate--L-alanine ligase/D-alanine--D-alanine ligase — translation MNTVHYHFIGIGGIGMSALAHILLDRGHCVSGSDVRTSVIIDTLRSKGATCFLGHDKNHVPKKGYVVYSSGIADDNVEYQEAKSLRIPLIHRSVLLAQLMENHTSILISGSHGKTTVSSLITAILKTANQDPSYAIGGLNAESLNGYAGHTKYFIAEADESDGSLRNYSPSAVVITNVDNEHLNNFENDRRKLVDSLEEFARKVPDPRYCFYSSDCSELRARIQGVSYGFSEKDDLYISSFSQQGWQSVFSIKFLGKEYHDIRVWLVGKHNVANAAVAMGMALTLGIDEGHIRAGLKNFSGIQRRLERKNHSEKFLFLEDYAHHPREIMCTLRGVRDAIGSRRILAICQPHRFSRLYACLEDFYVAFRDADEVILTDVYSAGETPVTLPDIEKIASMISKLSHVQCYYIPYDHIVSYLKQNICVHDVCLALGAGNIDAIGNALQDFEPKKLSVGIICGGQSYEHDISLLSAKNVASYFSSEHYDVSYFIINRQGLWKKVDHLHDVLYSGQGVFSSILSEEIASALNDTEFVFPILHGPFGEDGTLQGFVEMLGKPYGGPSLLCASIGMDKVMTKLIASSVGVPVVPYQTLTLRAWKRSPELCLQNLLTTFTFPMFVKTVHLGSSLGIFEVHNEQELHEKISEAFLYDTDVFVEESRLGSREIEISCIGDASTCYYMTEPHERGSRQFIDYETKYGLNNRDRAQINYHPDLSLEEKTTVKELAKKVYRVLRGQGSCRIDFFLDHEGNFWLSEVNPIPGMTKDSPFLHGFLHLGWTPEQVIHEIIISGLYKFRCRRSVSMNNEPNQRSTIKKLKTP, via the coding sequence ATGAATACAGTCCATTACCATTTTATCGGTATTGGTGGAATAGGAATGAGTGCCTTAGCGCATATTCTGTTAGATCGAGGGCATTGTGTTTCTGGAAGTGACGTACGCACGAGTGTAATTATAGATACTTTAAGATCTAAAGGAGCAACATGCTTCTTGGGGCACGATAAGAATCATGTTCCTAAAAAGGGTTATGTAGTCTATAGCTCAGGGATTGCAGATGATAATGTAGAATATCAGGAAGCAAAGTCTTTACGGATTCCTTTGATTCATCGTTCTGTATTATTGGCACAATTAATGGAAAATCATACGAGTATTCTGATTTCCGGTAGTCACGGGAAAACAACCGTATCTTCATTAATCACTGCCATTTTGAAAACAGCAAATCAAGACCCTTCCTATGCTATTGGGGGCCTAAATGCTGAGTCTTTGAATGGATATGCAGGACATACGAAATATTTTATAGCAGAAGCGGATGAGAGTGATGGTTCTTTGCGAAATTATTCTCCATCAGCTGTTGTGATTACCAATGTGGATAATGAGCATTTAAATAATTTCGAAAATGATCGGAGGAAATTAGTCGATTCTTTGGAAGAATTTGCTAGAAAAGTCCCTGACCCTCGCTATTGTTTTTATTCCAGTGATTGCTCCGAGCTACGTGCACGGATTCAAGGAGTTTCCTATGGATTTTCTGAGAAAGATGACCTTTACATTTCTTCATTTAGTCAGCAGGGATGGCAATCCGTATTTTCAATAAAATTTTTAGGTAAAGAATATCACGATATCCGTGTCTGGCTTGTAGGTAAGCATAATGTAGCGAATGCTGCAGTTGCTATGGGGATGGCATTAACATTGGGTATAGATGAAGGTCATATCCGTGCAGGATTGAAGAATTTTTCAGGTATTCAGAGGCGTTTGGAGAGAAAAAATCACTCAGAAAAGTTTTTGTTTCTTGAAGATTATGCTCATCATCCCCGAGAGATTATGTGTACGTTACGGGGAGTGCGAGATGCTATCGGATCTCGGCGGATTCTTGCTATATGTCAGCCACATAGGTTTTCACGATTATATGCATGTTTAGAGGATTTTTATGTTGCGTTTCGCGATGCTGATGAAGTGATACTTACTGATGTCTATAGTGCTGGAGAAACTCCCGTAACTTTGCCTGATATTGAAAAGATAGCTTCTATGATCTCTAAGTTGTCACATGTACAATGTTATTATATCCCTTATGATCATATTGTGAGTTACCTGAAACAAAATATTTGTGTTCATGATGTTTGCCTAGCACTAGGTGCAGGAAACATTGATGCTATAGGGAATGCTTTACAAGATTTTGAACCTAAAAAGCTGTCTGTAGGTATTATCTGTGGAGGGCAATCGTATGAACATGATATTTCTCTACTTTCTGCTAAGAACGTAGCTTCATATTTTTCTTCTGAGCATTATGACGTGAGCTATTTTATTATCAATCGTCAAGGGCTTTGGAAAAAAGTCGATCATCTACATGATGTTCTATACAGTGGTCAAGGTGTTTTTTCTTCTATTCTCTCAGAAGAGATTGCCAGTGCGCTGAATGATACGGAGTTTGTTTTTCCTATTTTACACGGCCCTTTTGGAGAAGATGGAACTCTTCAAGGTTTCGTAGAAATGCTTGGGAAACCCTATGGAGGACCTTCTCTTCTCTGTGCCTCTATAGGTATGGATAAAGTTATGACTAAGCTTATTGCCTCTTCAGTCGGTGTTCCAGTAGTCCCTTATCAAACATTAACCTTACGAGCTTGGAAACGCTCTCCCGAATTATGTCTTCAGAATCTCTTGACTACGTTTACTTTTCCCATGTTTGTCAAGACAGTGCATTTAGGATCAAGTTTGGGAATCTTTGAGGTTCATAATGAACAAGAACTTCATGAGAAAATTTCTGAAGCTTTTTTATATGATACCGATGTGTTTGTCGAAGAAAGTCGGTTGGGATCTCGAGAAATTGAAATCTCTTGTATAGGGGACGCGAGTACTTGCTATTATATGACAGAGCCTCATGAACGTGGATCACGACAATTTATCGATTATGAAACCAAATATGGTTTAAATAATAGGGACAGGGCGCAAATAAATTACCATCCGGATTTATCTTTGGAAGAAAAAACCACAGTCAAAGAATTGGCAAAAAAAGTATACCGCGTGCTACGAGGTCAAGGTTCTTGTAGAATAGATTTCTTTTTGGATCATGAAGGAAATTTTTGGCTTTCCGAAGTTAATCCTATTCCAGGAATGACCAAAGATAGTCCTTTTTTACACGGCTTTTTACATTTAGGATGGACTCCGGAACAAGTAATTCATGAAATAATTATCTCAGGATTATATAAATTTAGATGTAGACGTTCTGTTTCTATGAATAATGAACCTAATCAACGTAGCACAATAAAAAAGCTAAAAACCCCTTAA
- the murG gene encoding undecaprenyldiphospho-muramoylpentapeptide beta-N-acetylglucosaminyltransferase, protein MMKEISKVVLAAGGSGGHIVPALSASKALREHGIEVILLGKGLQNHPSLLGCTINYKEIPSGLPTLVRPIHSLRSLRSLYRGYKKAKEELKRFSPNLVIGFGSYHSLPILLAALRKRIPIVLHEQNLLPGRINRVFAPVAKGIGVTFSPVIKQFSGFAQEVTLPKRAVSSKYPLADSLPNYSPIICVVGGSQGARRLNFQVPDALVSVAKSYPHMYVHHIVGPQGDIGSIQNVYTQGRVACCVKSFEDNMLDVLLSADLVIGRAGATILDEILWAKVPAILIPYPGAYRHQEENAKFFVYQVGGGSMILEKYLSQELLEEHIFLALDSKMMKNRREALQQYYQRKSPKSFYQFICECLSR, encoded by the coding sequence GTGATGAAGGAAATCAGTAAAGTAGTTCTTGCAGCAGGAGGGTCGGGAGGGCATATTGTTCCTGCTCTTTCTGCAAGCAAAGCCTTGCGTGAACACGGAATAGAGGTTATATTATTAGGTAAGGGATTACAAAATCATCCGAGCCTTCTGGGGTGTACGATAAATTATAAAGAAATCCCTTCGGGCTTGCCCACACTCGTACGGCCAATACATTCTTTAAGAAGTTTACGTTCTTTATATAGAGGATATAAGAAAGCAAAAGAGGAGTTAAAAAGATTTTCTCCTAATCTTGTTATAGGCTTTGGAAGTTACCATTCTCTTCCTATATTACTTGCTGCATTAAGAAAGAGAATCCCTATAGTTCTACATGAACAAAATTTATTGCCTGGGAGGATAAATCGAGTATTTGCCCCCGTAGCGAAAGGAATTGGAGTTACGTTTTCTCCAGTAATAAAACAGTTTTCAGGCTTTGCTCAAGAAGTCACTTTGCCTAAGCGTGCTGTTTCCTCTAAGTATCCTCTTGCCGATAGTCTACCTAACTACTCTCCAATTATTTGTGTTGTAGGTGGATCACAAGGAGCAAGAAGATTGAATTTTCAAGTTCCTGATGCTTTGGTCTCTGTTGCTAAAAGCTATCCCCATATGTATGTGCATCATATTGTTGGACCTCAAGGAGATATTGGTTCCATACAGAATGTGTATACTCAAGGAAGAGTCGCCTGTTGTGTGAAGTCTTTTGAAGACAATATGCTGGATGTTTTGCTTTCCGCAGATCTTGTGATTGGTCGTGCAGGAGCAACGATTTTAGATGAAATTCTGTGGGCAAAAGTTCCTGCTATACTGATTCCTTATCCTGGAGCTTATAGACATCAAGAAGAAAATGCTAAATTTTTTGTTTATCAAGTAGGCGGAGGGTCAATGATTTTGGAGAAATATCTTTCACAGGAACTTCTAGAGGAACATATTTTCCTTGCTCTAGATTCTAAAATGATGAAGAATAGGCGAGAAGCACTTCAACAGTATTATCAAAGAAAGTCTCCGAAGTCTTTTTATCAATTTATTTGCGAATGCTTATCAAGGTAG